The Deltaproteobacteria bacterium genomic interval GAGGCGGTCACGGCGACGGAGGGATCCGGCTCCACCCGCGAGTCCCCCTCGCGCTGGTAGCGCGTCCCGGAGCGGGTGCCCGAGGGGGTGCCGCCGGCCAGACCGATGGAGCGGGAGCTGGTGAGGGTGCGCCGGGAGAGGTAGGCCACCGGCCCGCCCTCGTCCACCTCCTGCTGGAGTCGGTCGGCGAAGACATCCCGGACGTAGGCGGCGAGGTGCGCGCTGCTGGCGGGCTCCCCGAGGTGCACCAGGAAGTCCTCGAGGGCGAGCTGGAAGGCCTCGGCGGAGGCGAAGCGGTCCTCCGGATCCTTCACCAGCGCGGCCCGGCAGATCTGGTCGAGCTCGTCGGGGATGATCGGGTTGAGATCCTTCGGCCGCGGGACGTCGCAGCGGACCACCGCGTGGAGGGTGAGGATCTCGGACTTGCGCTTGAAGAGGCGCTGCCCGGTGATCAGCTCGAAGAGCATGATCCCCAGGGCGAAGACGTCGCTGCGGGCGTCGAGCTCCTGCCCCGAGGCCTGCTCCGGCGACATGTAGGCGTACTTCCCCTTGAGCACCCCCGAGCGGGTCTTGCTCGCCCGGTCGGCGGCCTTGGCGATGCCGAAGTCGACCACCTTCACCCCGCCGTCGAAGGTCACCAGCACGTTCTGGGGCGAGACGTCGCGGTGGACGATCCCCAGCGGCCGGCCGTCCCCGGTGGAGAGGCTGTGGGCGTAGTGCAGCCCGGCCGCCGCGTCGCCGATGATCCGGCAGACCAGCGGCAGGGGGATGGGGTTGCGGGCCTTGCGCGAGGCGCGGTCCAGGCGCCGGAGATCCTCGCCGTGGACGTACTCCATGGCGATGTAGAGGGTCTCCTCGCCGTTCTCGTCCTCCTCCCGCCCCAGATCGAAGACCTGGACGACGTTGGGGTGGGTGAGCTTCGCGGCCAGCCGAGCCTCGTCGAGGAACATCGTGACGAACTCGGGGGTGCCCGCCAGGTGCGGGAGCACCTGCTTGACCACCAGGAGCTTCTCGAAGCCCTCGAGCCCCGACTGACGGGCGAGCCACACCTGGGCCATGCCCCCGGCCGCGAGGCGCTTGACGAGCTCGTAGCGCCCGTACTGAGTCGGGTCCATCACGAAGATCGATGGTAGGCGGCGCCTTCCTGGCAGGTCAATGCGAGGGAGGCGGCTTCAGGGGCCGGATCCGGGGGAGGACCAGCATCCCGGTCAGGGCCAGCAGGCCGAGGAGGACGAAGATCATCCGCAGGCCGAGGTTGCTGGTCCGGCGCCGGACCTCCTGCTTCTCCTCCTGCGAGCGCGCGCTCTGGGCGAGGGCGCCCTCCCCCTGCGCCTCCGGGCGGCCGCCGAGCTCGACCTCGATCACCGCGCGGATCCGGGCGTCGGGCTCCTCCCTCCACCGCTGCGCCAGCATCCGCGACGAGACCACGTCCCCCTTCCGGGCCAGCGCGCCCAGGCCGAGCACCGCCCAGCGGCGGGCCTTGAAGAGGCGGTGGGAGAGGAGCTCGGCCAGGGGCTCCCGGTGGACCGGGTTGCCGCTGCCGGCGAGGACCGCCAGGCTCGCGGCCTCGAGGATCACCGCCCGGGGAGTGTCGCGCCCGCCGGTGCGCAGGGCCGTCAGCTCGTCCTCGAGGGCGCCCTGCCGCTCGGCGCTCGCCTCGAGGAGCAGGCCGAGGCTGGCCTCGGCGAGCTCCAGATCGGGATCGGCAAGGAGCGCCCGCGCCGTGGGCACGTCCAGCTCCGCGCCCGCGAGCTGCAGGGCCTGCAGGCGCACCGCCCGGTCGTGTCGATCGTCCGCGGCGATCGAGGCGAGGCGGCGCCGCACCTCGGCGGGCAGCTCGCCCAGGGTCGCCAGGCGGGCGGTGGCGTGCGCGATGAGGGTGGCGTCCTCCTTGCCCAGGGCCTCCAGCCAGAGCGCCTCCAGGGCCGAGCGCCGGGCGGCGCCGGCGTCGGGCAGGCCGACCACGCCCCCGAGGTAGTTCATCCAGTCGGTCTCCCGCTCGACCACCGGCGAGGGCGGGCCGGGCGTGGCCACCTGCCACTGCGGGAGCGACGAGCAGGCGCTCTCCTCTCCCGCGGGCAAGAGCACGATCGCGCCGAGCTTGCCCCGGGGCAGGGCCGGGGCGTGATCGTCCCCGAGGAGCACCGCCACGCTCTCCTTGCGCAGGAGGGTGTCCGCCAGGGGGCGGGTGCGCTCCTCGTCCACCAGCACCTCGATGACCACCTCCTGGATGGCCGGCCGCGCCCCGGCGCCGCAGGGGACCGGGGCCTCCACCGCGCTGGCCAGGCCCACCAGCTCGCCCCGGGCCACCCAGGCGTCGAGGTCCGGCTGCACGTTCAGCAGGTGCGCCCGGGCCCCGGCGGGCGAGAGCGCGAGGAGCAGGGCCAGGGGCAGGCCCCGCCGCCGAAGGGCGAGGAGCGCCAGGAGCAGGAGGCCGGCGAGGAGCCCGCCGCTCGCCCCGGCCCCGGAGGCGCAGCCCCGGCAGCCCCGCGTGTCCTTCTTCTGATCCACCGGGGTGAAGGTCACCTCCCGGCCGAAGCA includes:
- a CDS encoding matrixin family metalloprotease, translated to MRALVALALALAALVLTALPAPAEACVRTRTAPGGPCLYWGLRTVPIHVNQAGSDDLGDGSDFDAVERGVGQWTGAACSDFAFEYRGLTSHTDVGFRVADPDNQNLIVWREALCREVVPASDPCWSCLDTGGECCGSAYDCWEHPRGVIAVTTTTFSRITGSLVDADIELNGVDYWFTALDAPTCDDPLPPPRCLQDSDCLASERCFQDECLATGCVRTDIENTVTHEAGHIVGLDHSAVPLSTMYASAPQGEILKRSLEDDDLECFCDTYPIDAPTVTCFGREVTFTPVDQKKDTRGCRGCASGAGASGGLLAGLLLLALLALRRRGLPLALLLALSPAGARAHLLNVQPDLDAWVARGELVGLASAVEAPVPCGAGARPAIQEVVIEVLVDEERTRPLADTLLRKESVAVLLGDDHAPALPRGKLGAIVLLPAGEESACSSLPQWQVATPGPPSPVVERETDWMNYLGGVVGLPDAGAARRSALEALWLEALGKEDATLIAHATARLATLGELPAEVRRRLASIAADDRHDRAVRLQALQLAGAELDVPTARALLADPDLELAEASLGLLLEASAERQGALEDELTALRTGGRDTPRAVILEAASLAVLAGSGNPVHREPLAELLSHRLFKARRWAVLGLGALARKGDVVSSRMLAQRWREEPDARIRAVIEVELGGRPEAQGEGALAQSARSQEEKQEVRRRTSNLGLRMIFVLLGLLALTGMLVLPRIRPLKPPPSH
- a CDS encoding serine/threonine-protein kinase — translated: MDPTQYGRYELVKRLAAGGMAQVWLARQSGLEGFEKLLVVKQVLPHLAGTPEFVTMFLDEARLAAKLTHPNVVQVFDLGREEDENGEETLYIAMEYVHGEDLRRLDRASRKARNPIPLPLVCRIIGDAAAGLHYAHSLSTGDGRPLGIVHRDVSPQNVLVTFDGGVKVVDFGIAKAADRASKTRSGVLKGKYAYMSPEQASGQELDARSDVFALGIMLFELITGQRLFKRKSEILTLHAVVRCDVPRPKDLNPIIPDELDQICRAALVKDPEDRFASAEAFQLALEDFLVHLGEPASSAHLAAYVRDVFADRLQQEVDEGGPVAYLSRRTLTSSRSIGLAGGTPSGTRSGTRYQREGDSRVEPDPSVAVTASVSGQGQGVTTSGPPPPPVEAELEPGSASRVVQGLTARKNLTLGAAALVLGLSAFGIGLAVFGRSSETPDDPPSALAAVVPGRGDPAAADPVPAPPADPDPAPPADPLPAPDPDPAPAVEADPVEPGPDPEGAAVEEPKAPTRGRLQLALSPARTRAEIRVGKGWRKLSSGQSLPPGTHSVRLTLPDGSTHEESVKIVAGRTATLQRSFEPGSVRVLITRPFGAGGTVKVRGRKVGVIPGPAIELYPGTHTLSVVSEDGSKTVTKKVTVKAGKEESIAVVFD